The following are encoded in a window of Pyxidicoccus xibeiensis genomic DNA:
- a CDS encoding RIO1 family regulatory kinase/ATPase domain-containing protein — translation MNDSLETLLADGIIEAVIGQLKTGKEAEVWLVQHAGQVVAAKLYKERHERNFRNNVGYREGREVRNSRTRRAMEKGSRFGQAAAEEAWKSAESDSLYKLHAQGVRVPAPVLFYEGILLMEVVLDAQGHPAPRLVEAPPATPEEAQALYVDLRSQVVNMLCADLIHGDLSPFNILMSWQGAIIIDFPQTVAAARNNQAEFYFRRDLDNVRNFLAGIAPQLYDAEGDTSEIWNAYVRRELSPGFTPRGGFRDTSRRGGFKGPRDARPGFPAERGGGFRPEPEPALVAVPQANMTPEEAAEAELRELEALVLKQGGGERGKPAAAPPPRGGRNRGPGRGPPRNGGNRPASAGGGGPRPPATEQRGGAGARPPPNGPRQGNTGARPPPPNGQRAASNGQRPENGARAITNERPASNGQRDGRPARNEQRGGVPTSAPVTEQRAEGGGRPPRGEQRPGGNGRPPRSDARGGEPREANGAPGRTEQRPGGNGRPPRGDARGGGSPYVPAGEPREANGAPPRAEHRGNGAPSREPREVNGAPPRVEQRGNGAPPREPREATGAPGRPERRGNGAPSREPREANGAPGRTEQRGGNGAPPREPRGGNGAPRGDRRGGPRSQPVVESRPSSNGQPTGPETNTLRESRSPGPGNTGSGPRQPRQGQGRGGPRPPRSSSPQVSFVGRPTSSSDPGPHETGS, via the coding sequence ATGAATGACTCACTAGAAACCCTCCTCGCCGACGGCATCATCGAAGCCGTCATCGGCCAGCTGAAGACGGGGAAGGAAGCGGAGGTGTGGCTGGTCCAGCACGCCGGCCAGGTGGTCGCGGCCAAGCTGTACAAGGAGCGCCACGAGCGCAACTTCCGTAACAACGTGGGCTACCGCGAGGGGCGCGAGGTGCGCAACTCCCGCACGCGCCGCGCCATGGAGAAGGGCAGCCGCTTCGGTCAGGCCGCCGCCGAGGAGGCGTGGAAGAGCGCCGAGTCGGACTCGCTCTACAAGCTGCACGCCCAGGGTGTGCGCGTGCCCGCGCCGGTGCTGTTCTACGAGGGCATCCTCCTGATGGAGGTGGTGCTCGACGCGCAGGGCCACCCTGCCCCGCGGCTCGTGGAGGCCCCGCCCGCCACGCCCGAGGAGGCCCAGGCCCTCTACGTGGACCTGCGCTCCCAGGTCGTGAACATGCTGTGCGCCGACCTCATCCACGGCGACCTGTCCCCGTTCAACATCCTGATGAGCTGGCAGGGCGCCATCATCATCGACTTCCCGCAGACGGTGGCGGCGGCGCGCAACAACCAGGCGGAGTTCTACTTCCGGCGAGATTTGGACAACGTCCGCAACTTCCTCGCCGGCATCGCCCCGCAGCTGTACGACGCGGAGGGCGACACGAGCGAAATCTGGAATGCGTATGTGCGCCGGGAGCTGTCGCCGGGCTTCACCCCCCGGGGTGGCTTCCGCGACACGTCCCGCCGGGGTGGCTTCAAGGGTCCGCGCGACGCCCGTCCGGGCTTCCCGGCGGAGCGGGGTGGTGGTTTCCGCCCGGAGCCCGAGCCCGCGCTGGTGGCCGTCCCCCAGGCGAACATGACGCCCGAGGAGGCAGCGGAAGCGGAGCTGCGCGAGCTGGAGGCCCTGGTGCTGAAGCAGGGCGGCGGCGAGCGCGGCAAGCCCGCGGCGGCGCCTCCTCCGCGAGGAGGCCGGAATCGTGGCCCTGGCAGGGGGCCGCCGCGCAATGGCGGCAACCGTCCGGCATCGGCAGGTGGAGGGGGGCCGCGTCCGCCCGCCACCGAGCAGCGCGGTGGCGCGGGAGCGCGTCCGCCTCCGAACGGGCCGCGTCAGGGCAACACCGGCGCGCGTCCGCCGCCTCCGAACGGGCAGCGTGCCGCGTCCAACGGGCAGCGCCCGGAGAACGGGGCACGGGCCATCACGAACGAGCGCCCCGCGTCCAACGGGCAGCGTGACGGGCGTCCGGCCAGGAACGAGCAGCGGGGTGGAGTTCCCACGTCCGCGCCCGTGACGGAACAGCGCGCGGAGGGCGGAGGCCGCCCGCCTCGCGGCGAGCAGCGCCCCGGAGGCAACGGGCGTCCGCCCCGGAGCGACGCGCGGGGTGGTGAGCCGCGCGAGGCCAATGGTGCGCCGGGCCGGACCGAGCAGCGCCCGGGAGGCAACGGACGTCCGCCTCGGGGCGATGCACGTGGCGGGGGCAGCCCCTACGTCCCTGCGGGCGAGCCGCGCGAGGCCAACGGAGCACCGCCCCGGGCCGAGCATCGTGGGAACGGCGCCCCCTCGCGGGAGCCGCGCGAGGTCAACGGAGCACCGCCCCGGGTCGAGCAGCGTGGGAACGGCGCCCCTCCGAGGGAGCCGCGCGAAGCCACTGGTGCGCCGGGCCGGCCCGAGCGGCGCGGCAACGGCGCTCCTTCGCGGGAGCCGCGCGAGGCCAACGGAGCACCGGGTCGGACCGAGCAGCGTGGCGGGAATGGCGCTCCGCCTCGGGAGCCGCGCGGGGGCAACGGAGCTCCGCGGGGTGACAGGCGCGGAGGGCCCCGCTCGCAGCCGGTGGTGGAGAGCCGGCCCTCGAGCAACGGGCAGCCCACGGGTCCGGAGACGAACACCCTGCGGGAGTCGCGCTCGCCGGGCCCGGGCAACACCGGCTCGGGGCCCCGGCAGCCGAGGCAGGGCCAGGGCCGCGGAGGACCTCGTCCGCCGCGCTCCTCCAGTCCGCAGGTCTCGTTCGTGGGTCGGCCGACGTCCTCCTCCGACCCGGGTCCGCACGAGACGGGCTCCTGA
- a CDS encoding DUF4833 domain-containing protein gives MRLKDWTLPGLCLGLLSGQAPALAEPAGQAAPARAADSAFFITRSTNRNQVHYGIRLDGDCKPQGAQPVHAYWRMLEKGETAVEPLLGRELPAYGLGDVQQVESTPKGWKVHVRLRAWPERVIGVDVFRENGRCAARAWTQLEGRPAQIDRIFVKTAWPTGVSYVLLSGTGADGRSVKEVIRR, from the coding sequence GTGCGACTGAAGGACTGGACGTTGCCAGGTCTCTGCCTGGGGCTGCTGTCCGGCCAGGCCCCGGCGCTGGCGGAACCGGCGGGGCAGGCAGCTCCCGCGCGCGCCGCGGACTCGGCCTTCTTCATCACCCGGAGCACCAACCGGAACCAGGTCCACTACGGCATCCGCCTGGACGGCGACTGCAAGCCCCAGGGGGCCCAGCCGGTGCATGCGTACTGGCGGATGCTGGAGAAGGGCGAGACGGCCGTCGAGCCCCTGCTCGGCCGAGAGCTGCCAGCCTACGGCCTGGGTGACGTCCAGCAGGTGGAGTCCACCCCGAAGGGCTGGAAGGTCCACGTCCGCCTGCGGGCCTGGCCGGAGCGTGTCATCGGCGTGGACGTCTTCCGGGAGAACGGCCGCTGCGCCGCCCGGGCGTGGACCCAGCTGGAGGGCAGGCCGGCGCAGATAGACCGCATCTTCGTGAAGACGGCCTGGCCGACAGGTGTCTCCTACGTGCTGCTCAGTGGCACCGGGGCAGACGGCCGCTCCGTCAAGGAGGTCATCCGCCGCTGA
- a CDS encoding EF-hand domain-containing protein: MATKSRKTTAAKKSSRRASTAKKATTKKGAAKKAVAKKGAAKKAPARKAAAKKGAAKKAPAKKAAAKKAPAKKGAAKKAGARRAATKQGAARTASVKKAPARKAASKGAAAPAARKPAARARKPEAAPQSQLELLPRSEPTPPKEALDARPATGSPSVEEVETTSAGVQPLAPEHAAVDELTSSGNEVLDIFQRYDRNRTGSIERSEFARLLEALGQNVTDEELEIAVDAVDTDRTGKISWKEFKAWWSSR, from the coding sequence ATGGCGACGAAGTCACGCAAGACGACGGCTGCGAAGAAGTCATCCCGGCGCGCTTCCACGGCGAAGAAGGCCACCACGAAGAAGGGTGCGGCGAAGAAGGCGGTCGCGAAGAAGGGGGCGGCGAAGAAGGCTCCCGCGAGGAAGGCTGCGGCGAAGAAGGGTGCGGCGAAGAAGGCTCCCGCGAAGAAGGCTGCGGCGAAGAAGGCTCCCGCGAAGAAGGGTGCGGCGAAGAAGGCCGGGGCCCGGAGGGCGGCCACGAAGCAGGGCGCGGCCAGGACGGCCTCCGTGAAGAAGGCCCCTGCCCGGAAGGCGGCCTCGAAGGGCGCGGCGGCACCGGCGGCGCGCAAGCCGGCGGCCCGGGCCCGGAAGCCGGAGGCTGCTCCCCAGTCCCAGCTCGAGCTCCTCCCCCGGAGTGAGCCCACGCCCCCGAAGGAGGCCCTGGACGCGCGGCCCGCCACGGGCTCCCCGTCCGTCGAGGAGGTGGAGACCACGTCCGCTGGCGTCCAGCCGCTCGCGCCCGAGCATGCGGCCGTGGACGAGCTGACCAGCTCCGGCAACGAGGTGCTCGACATCTTCCAGCGCTATGACCGCAACCGCACCGGCTCCATCGAGCGCTCCGAGTTCGCGCGGCTGCTGGAGGCGCTCGGGCAGAACGTCACCGACGAGGAGCTGGAGATTGCCGTCGACGCCGTCGACACCGACCGCACGGGCAAGATTTCCTGGAAGGAATTCAAGGCCTGGTGGAGCAGCCGGTAG